A single window of Myxocyprinus asiaticus isolate MX2 ecotype Aquarium Trade chromosome 34, UBuf_Myxa_2, whole genome shotgun sequence DNA harbors:
- the LOC127425085 gene encoding visinin-like produces MITCPLLLWETTIGHGNSQSGVVSREILDDLKVSTKFTEAEITQWYENFQKQCPSGRITLAQFEEIYSRFFPDSDAKTYAQHVFHSFDINGDGTLDFKEYIVAMHMTSSGKMALKLEWAFSLFDVDKNGYITKSEVCEICQAIFKLIPKEKHAELPSDENTPEKRAEKLWAIFGKKDNGRIAEGEFIEGISSNEAALQLIQYNKIMMIKMTIPPCLISWMCTLIVNEL; encoded by the exons ATGATTACTTGCCCCTTGCTACTTTGGGAAACGACTATAG GCCATGGAAACTCACAGAGTGGAGTGGTCTCCAGAGAGATCCTTGATGATCTTAAAGTGAGTACCAAGTTCACTGAAGCCGAGATCACACAGTGGTATGAGAACTTCCAGAAGCAGTGTCCTTCAGGTCGTATCACACTAGCGCAGTTTGAGGAGATCTACAGTCGATTTTTTCCTGACAGCGATGCCAAGACTTATGCCCAACATGTTTTCCACTCCTTCGACATCAATGGTGATGGAACATTAGACTTTAAGGAGTACATTGTTGCTATGCACATGACCTCCTCGGGGAAGATGGCTCTGAAGCTGGAGTGGGCCTTCTCTCTGTTTGATGTAGACAAGAACGGCTACATAACAAAATCTGAAGTGTGCGAAATCTGCCAG GCCATTTTCAAACTCATACCCAAAGAGAAACATGCAGAGCTGCCCAGTGATGAGAACACACCAGAGAAGAGAGCAGAGAAGCTCTGGGCCATCTTTGGCAAAAAGGACAATG GACGAATCGCAGAGGGGGAGTTCATCGAAGGCATATCATCAAACGAGGCTGCATTACAGCTTATTCAGTATAACAAAATCATGATGATTAAAATGACAATTCCACCATGCCTGATTTCATGGATGTGTACATTAATTGTAAATGAACTGTGA